TGGCGCCTCACAGCTGAGCAGTCTCAATATAGCCAACAATTTGTTTACGAGTATTCCAGCTGCTTTGCCCTGTCTGGCGGTTAACTTGACCCGCTTGAACATGTCCTACAATAGTCTGAGATCAATGGGTCATGTGACCAGCTATCCAGCCACATTGAAGCAGCTGGATTTGAGCCATAATGAGATCTCTTGTTGGCCCAGTTTGCCGCGCATTACGGATTCCGATCCGAATTTATTGTGCTACAGCTATGTCCAGCAGCCAGATGGCATTGATGAGCCCATTTATAAAGCATCGAagggcagcagctgctccttTCGTGCCTCGGTGCTGAAGAGCGTCTGCCGGCACAGGCGTCACCTGCGTCTGGAGGCGCTGCGCACTCTCATCCTGGCCGATAACCTCTTGACACGCATTCAGTTATCCACAGATGATGCCACGACGCTGTTCAATGAGAGCGAGGATGCGGATTGGAGTGTTGTGGGTGTCAACAAATCGAAAGTAATATTTCCCAATCTCTCCATGCTGGACATGACCAACAATTGCCTGAAGGAAATACCAGCATCTCTGCATGAACTGAGCAGTTTGTCCGTTTTGAATATCAGTGGAAATGTGCAGATTACGGACTTGCCGCCACATCTGGGATTACTTTCCAGACTGTGGAATCTGAACACACGTGGTTGTCTGCTGCAGGAGCCACTGCGTTCCATGATTGAGAGCAAGAAGCACAAGACAATGGACATTGTGGGTTATCTCAAGTCCATCTACGAGGATGCACAACCTTATGCGAGAATGAAACTAATGGTAGTTGGATCTTGTGGCATTGGGAAAACTACACTGCTGGATCTGTTGCGTCAAGGCGCCGGCGGCGGTGGCTCCAGTGGCTCCAGTTCGCATCGTTCCAGGGCTAATGAGAATCATTGGGCCAAGCGCATGGGACATTCAAGGAGCTCTTCACGTTCCCAGCGACGGACGAACATCTCAACCGTTGGCGTTGACATCGGCACCTGGATTTGTGAGAAGCGTAAACGGGCCACGGGCTGCCAGGCGATTGTCTTTCGCACCTGGGATTTTGGTGGTCAGAAGGAGTACTATGCCACACATCAGTATTTTCTATCCAAACGCAGCCTGTATCTGGTGCTCTGGCGGATCAGTGATGGTCACAAGGGGTTGGCCGAACTGCTGCAGTGGCTGGGCAATATTCAGGCACGTGCTCCCAATTCTCCTGTTTTAATTGTGGGCACACACTTTGACACCGTTGGCGAGTCCATCTCCGCACAGCAGGcggagcagctgcagcaacttATACGTGAGAAGTTCATTGCCATTCCGGATGCTGAGAAGATTGGACTGCCGCGAGTCATTGACTCCATTGAGATAAGCTGTCGGTGAGTTCATCCTTGATAATAATCCTTTTTTAAACTCAGTAACTGAATCAGGCATAAAAAACCGTCCTTTTTTCAAGTCCATTGTAACACTTTCGtcgtataaaacaaaaactctaGACGTTTTTTGCTTAGTATTAATATAAAGTAATTGAAATCAGAGATCACAAATGATGattattttcgtttatttttaattcaaaaaatcaacGGCAAGGAAGAATGATAccagataaaaataaacaccATAATGATCGTTTCTATGAAATCTTTGCATTTTCgcaatgatttaaaaatactaatttttatgaattttcatcactgataatgattaattttgagcaaaataattaaaataacatatcattactttgtatttttttttttgatcaaaacaaaaatcaattgccaattgctgaattaatttaaatgattatgatgattatATGTGCTTTTtattactcaaaaataatcattatcactgatgattatttttaacaacCATCAAGTTACTATTACTATGTAATGATTAcgatttttgattaaaatatgatCGAAATATTCGACTTTAGTAATTTGTATCTTATAGAGAAATAAAGTTTGAACTGTGGCGCTTTAAGTACacatgaataaattaaaaaaaaaagttctgcCGAACAAAACGCATTTATAACAGAGTGAGAAGAGACACAGTCCTATCAACAATATTAACAGTATCAGTATCAActtttaatatgttataaCATATTTCAGATTTAGCGtaattcaattgttattttaacaaCCTTGTTGCCAACTTTTCCCATGTTGTCGACATTTAACCACTTTTCACTTAGGCTCCGCTCACTCCCAATTAAGTTTTGCCTGACAGCTTAGAActgttatgcattttttttgcttcctTCAAACTGTCTATGTAACTAACAGCTCAAATGCTTATCTGAGATAGGTAAAAGGTTTTCCTTGTACCAAATTAACTCAAGGCAGTACACATGCTactctataaaatataattatatactcACAAGAACTTAAGTAATATTTCGTTAAAAATATCTTagctttatttcaatttgtttcgTGGGTGAATCGAATCTCTTGCTGCggcaattaaatattcaatccgacggacagacagacagtcgtTGCTAATACCAACTGGGTACATCGTTTCGACTATTACCATACGTAGAAAAACCCGAATTGATTAAACCGAATTTAAGAAATGTTTTAGATTAAGCATAATGAAATCCTTATcagcatttcaattaattttagcttCACAGTGAGTCTGCCATTCATGCTAAGTGTAAacaatttcttgttttttgttttaatttcggTCATGTCAGTTTTAATCTTGGTTTCAATTGAATAAGTCGTGCGAAGTTTTCGTGACATTTTTCTAGAATTCAAAACTATCAATTTCTATTATCTTCACAcactttttttgttacttagtatatatatttgtctaTCAAGAATACTAATGAATTAATCGTAAATGATTAAGGGTGAAAAATGATTGATAGTACGAAAATCTTATATGTAATGTGTGGAGCTTTAATACTCATTGCTTTATTGGCCATATGTGTGGGCAAGCCAGCGATTGAGCCAGATGTAAAGCCAAATCGGATTGACGTTGacgaaattaaagaaaacctTATAAGGAATGACAACACCGAATATCTGGAATCCTATGCTGCAAAGATGTTGAGCTACATGAACCTTACTGTGTCGCCATGCGACGATTTTTATGAATACGCATGTGGCAACTGGAAATTGGTGAAACCGGAAAGGAATTCACGACACAAAAGTAGCAGTTCTCTGGAAATTTTTTATGCGCTGATCGATAAGACGGAGGAGCTGCTGTTGTCCAACTCGACGTTAGCAAGTGAGCTAGGCTACGAAAAGGAAATGAGAATTGcacaacagttctacaacggATGCCTCAGTGCTGAGCTTGCTCCAATGCCAGCCGCTGATCCCGCTTATCTCAGCCTTATCAGGTCGATTGGTGGATTTCCAGCTGTGGACGGAGATGCTTGGCAGGCCTCGAATTTCAGTTGGTTTAACATGAGCTCCCACTTGACTAACTACGGTGCAAAAGGATTAATCAATGAAGAAATTGTGCAAATTCATCCTTTCATGCCATATTTTAAGTTGCCAGAGCTCGGCTTTGATTATATCGTTGATAGTGACACCATTGCCACCAACGACACCAACGGATATAAAATGAACGAGAGGCGTATGCGAGTTTATCTTCAGAAATATGGACTATCAGACGAAAAGATAACCGATGTAATTGCCGGAGTGTTTGCCTTCTTCCGTGAAGCCTTGGAGGTCGCCGATCTATTTGATGAGATAAAAGAAATATGTCATGTTTTGTCCTCGACTGAGGAGCCTTTCCCCTTATGGAACAACTACTATGATATTGCGTGGGGCGGTCTCAATTTCGGTGAAAACTCAGTTCGTTTCTGCGATTACTACTACAATGAGTTGGATAAGGTGTGTGCCGAACACAAGCCGGCAGTTGCCAATTATTTGGCCATGAAGCTTATTTTTTCTATGGACCTTAAGCTGGACTCCTCAAAGTTCCAGCGCGATTATTGTATGATCAATTTACATCAATCGGTGCCTTTTATCTTAAGCAAGCTTTACTTACTGGTGAGTATTGACTTACAAagctgtaaataatttttaacaataactTTTTTGTGTTTAGAAACACTTTACGGGTAAAACCCATACGGAAATTGCGAATATTGTCGTGGAGTTGCGAAAGAGTTTGGTATTTCTCTTGGAAAATGCCAATTGGATAGACGAGGATACACGTAAGGAGGCGTTATTCAAAGAATCTATGATCGTGGCGCATATAGGTTCATTAAAAGATGACAATCTCACTGATATCCTAATACGCGAGATGAACAATCTAACCTTCGTCCCAGGCAGTTACGCCACGAACAACATCAACTTAAGGAAATTCGGTGTATACATGAAGCGTTACAATGGATTTCATCACAAAGAGCTGTCCAGCGATACAAATTCATTGGACTTATTGTTGGGAATAATGGTGAACGCATTCTATTATCTGTTGGACGATTCAATAAATGTCATGGCTGGAATACTGCATCCACCAGCATACCATGAGTCATGGCCGAATTCGCTTAAGTTTGGTACCATCGGCTACATAGTGGGTCATGAATTGTCACACGGATTTGATAGCAGTAGTTCCATTTTTGAGACCATCGACACTGATCGCATCGATTGCTACGTAAATTTTTTCAGTAACTATCGAATACCAGAGATCAATCGCACGATCAACGGCGATCGGACCAAAAATGAGAATATTGCTGATAGTGTAGGATTACGTATGGCAATGACTGCGTATAAGAGTCATATGAAGCAACTGATCAGCAAAAATAACTCAACAAGTGTGCTGAAAAACGAACGGATGCCCGGTCTGGACTTATCACCAGATCAGTTGTTCTACGTCGGCTTCGCACAGACTTTTTGTGCCGACTACAAGGAGGAACATTACTGGGAAGAGTGGACTGATAAGCATACCACGGACAAGTACCGAGTCCTTGGCACTGTCACCAACGACGAGTATTTTGCACAGTCCTTTAACTGCCCGTCTGGCAGTCCAATGAATCCGAATTCGATCAAATGCCGCCTCTGGTAGAGTCAGCTGATAAGCATGTGCggatttattgaattaattatgtacaataaatttatataaatatatatgtatgtataaactACACACAagatatttaatgaaatgaatgCCTGGTTAGTCATATCTACGTCCTATTCTATTTTCTACTCAACAGCTATTGCTAATGTAAAACGTGCTTCGaagatttgaaaatatttttgtctcGCGATCAATGGATTAAGATTAGTAGCGGCGCAAATGTACACTGTGACTTTAATCACACTAAGCGGCAGCTAATTGTCTGTTTCTCACATTCACAAATCTGTTATATATCTGTCTTGTTCGAAATACTACTATGATACTGAAAATCCTTGAATTAGCTACTTTGTATCTACTTTGTATCAAGATATCGTACTTGAAATAATATCGAAATAttcgaatttaataatttcaatcttAGAGATAAATTAAGTTCGAAATGTGTTATTTTACGTAAAACTTGATTGATTTCCCTCTGTGTAGGCTCGGATCTGAGCTTGGTCGGCatttggtataaaaataaacacattattaaaaaaagatttgctgaacaaaacaaatttataaaattgttagaAGTGACACAGTCCGATCATTATTTCATGTCattacatatttcaaatttagcaTAATCAAATCGTTATCAGCCTCTCAAGTATTTCCAGCTTCCCAAAAAAGAGTGCCCTAAATTCTTAATGCTAGCAATATTTTGTTTCCGCCATGCcagttctaattttaattctgAGTGTATCAGTCGAActctttttgttaattaaaagctaTATATTTGCCTATCAAATATTCATATGTTAATCTAGACGTAAATGAAGCAAGCAAAATGTTTGACATTATGAAAATCTCATATGTAATGTGTGGAGCCTTAATGCTCAGTGTCTTATTGGTAACATGTGTGGCGATTGAGCCAGATGTAAAGCCAAATCGGATTGACGTTGacgaaattaaagaaaacctTATAAGGAATGACAACACCGAATATCTGGAATCCTATGCTGCAAAGATGTTGAGCTACATGAACCTTACTGTGTCGCCATGCGAcgatttttttatgaatacgCATGTGGCAACTGGAAATTGGTGAAACCGGAAAGGAATTCACGACACAAAAGTAGCAGTTCTCTGGAAATTTTTTATGCGCTGATCGATAAGACGAAAGAGCTGCTGTTGTCCAACTCGACGTTAGCAAGTGAGCTGGGCTACGAAAAGGAAATGAGAATTGcacaacagttctacaacggATGCCTCAATGCTGAGCTCGTTCCGATGCCAGCAGCTGATCCCGCTTATCTCAACCTTATCAGGTCGATTGGTGGATTTCCTGCTGTGGACGGAGATGCTTGGCAGGCCTCGAATTTCAGTTGGTTTAACATGAGCTCCCACTTGACTAACTACGGTGCAAAAGGATTAATCAATGAAGAAATTGTGCAAATGCCATACTTTAAGTTGCCAGAGCTCGGCTTTGATTATATCGTTCATAGTGACAACATTGCCAGTAACGACACCAAAGGATATAAAATGAACGAAAAGACAATGCGAGTTTATCTTAAGAAATATGGACTATCCGACGAAAAGGTGGCCCATGTAATTGCCGGAGTGTTTGCCTTCTTCCGTGAAGCCCTGCAGATCGCCGATCGATTTGATGAGAATAATGAGAAATGTGATGCTTTGTCCTTGACTGAGGAGCCTTTCCCCTTATGGAGCAACTACTATGATATTGCGTGGGGCGGTCTCAATTTCGGTGAAAACTCAGATCGTTTCTGCGATTACTACTACAATGAGTTGGATAAGGTGTGCACCAAACACAAGCCGGCAGTTGCCAATTATCTGGCCATGAAGCTTATTTTTTCCATGGACTTTAAGCTGGACTCCTCAAAGTTCCAGCGCGATTATTGTATGATTAATTTTCATGAATCGGTGCCTTTTATCTTAAGCAAGCTTTACTTATTGGTGGGTATTGATTTTCAAagctgtaaataatttttaacaataactTTTTTGTGTTTAGAAACACTTTACGGGTAAAACCCATACGGAAATTGCGAATATTGTCGTGGAGTTGCGAAAGAGTTTGGTATTTCTCTTGGAAAATGCCAATTGGATAGACGAGGATACACGTAAGGAGGCGTTACTCAAAGAATCTACGATCGTTGCGCATATAGGTTCATTAAAAGATGACAATCTCACTGATATCCTAATACGCGAGATGAACAATCTAACCTTCGTCCCAGGCAGTTACGCCACGAACAACATCAACTTAAGGAAATTCGGTGTATACATGAAGCGTTACAATGGATTTCATCACAAAGAGCTGTCCAGCGATACAAAACCATTGGACTTCTTGTTGGGAATAATGGTGAACGCATTCTATTATCTGTTGGACAGTTCAATATATGTCATGGCTGGAATACTGCATCCACCAGCATACCATGAGGCATGGCCGAATTCGCTTAAGTTTGGTACCGTCGGCTACACGGTGGGTCATGAATTGTCACACGGATATGATAGCAGGAGTTCCATTTTTGAGACCATCGACACTGATCGCATCGATTGCTACGTAAATTTTTTCAGTAACTATCGAATACCAGAGATCAATCGCACGATCAACGGCGATCGGACCAAAAATGAGAATATTGCTGATAGTGTTGGATTACGTATGGCGATGAGTGCCTATCAAAACCATATGAAGCAGCTGATAAGGGATAGTAACTCCTCAAGTGTGCTGAAAAACGAACGGATGCCCGGTCTGGACTTATCACCAGATCAGTTGTTCTACGTCGGCTTCGCACAGACTTTTTGTGCCGACTACAAGGAGGAACATTACTGGGAAGAGTGGACTGATAAGCATACCACGGACAAGTACCGAGTCCTTGGCACTGTCACCAACGACGAGTATTTTGCACAGTCCTTTAACTGCCCGTCTGGCAGTCCAATGAATCCGAATTCGATCAAATGCCGCCTCTGGTAGAGTCAGCTGATAAGCATGTGCggatttattgaattaattatgtacaataaatttatataaatatatatgtatgtataaactACACACAagatatttaatgaaatgaatgCCTGGTTAGTCATATCTACGTCCTATTCTATTTTCTACTCAACAGCTATTGCTAATGTAAAACGTGCTTCGaagatttgaaaatatttttgtctcGCGATCAATGGATTAAGATTAGTAGCGGCGCAAATGTACACTGTGACTTTAATCACACTAAGCGGCAGCTAATTGTCTGTTTCTCACATTCACAAATCTGTTATATATCTGTCTTGTTCAAAATACTACTATGATACTGAAAATCCTTGAATTAGCTACTTTGTATCAAGATATCGTACTTGAAATAATATCGAAATAttcgaatttaataatttcaatcttAGAGATAAATCAAGTTCGAAATGTGTTATTTTACGTAAAACTTGATTGATTTCCCTCTGTGTAGGCTCGGATCTGAGCTTGGTCGGCatttggtataaaaataaacacattattaaaaaaagatttgctgaacaaaacaaatttataaaattgttagaAGTGACACAGTCCGATCATTATTTCATATCattacatatttcaaatttagcaTAATCAAATCGTTATCAGCCTCTCAAGTATTTCCAGCTTCCCAAAAAAGAGTGCCCTAAATTCTTAATGCTAGCAATATTTTGTTTCCGCCATGCcagttctaattttaattctgAGTGTATCAGTCGAActcttttttgttaattaaaagctaTATATTTGCCTATCAAATATTCATATGTTAATCTAGACGTAAATGAAGCCAGCAAAATGTTTGACATTATGAAAATCTCATATGTAATGTGTGGAGCCTTAATGCTCAGTGTCTTATTGGTAACATGTGTGGCGATTGAGCCAGATGTAAAGCCAAATCGGATTGACGTTGacgaaattaaagaaaacctTATAAGGAATGACAACACCGAATATCTGGAATCCTATGCTGCAAAGATGTTGAGCTACATGAACCTTACTGTGTCGCCATGCGACGATTTTTATGAATACGCATGTGGCAACTGGAAATTGGTGAAACCGGAAAGGAATTCACGACACAAAAGTAGCAGTTCTCTGGAAATTTTTTATGCGCTGATCGATAAGACGAAAGAGCTGCTGTTGTCCAACTCGACGTTAGCAAGTGAGCTGGGCTACGAAAAGGAAATGAGAATTGcacaacagttctacaacggATGCCTCAGTgcctgtctcttatacacatctcaACGGATGCCTCAATGCTGAGCTCGTTCCGATGCCAGCAGCTGATCCCGCTTATCTCAACCTTATCAGGTCGATTGGTGGATTTCCTGCTGTGGACGGAGATGCTTGGCAGGCCTCGAATTTCAGTTGGTTTAACATGAGCTCCCACTTGACTAACTACGGTGCAAAAGGATTAATCAATGAAGAAATTGTGCAAATTCATCCTTTCATGCCATATTTTAAGTTGCCAGAGCTCGGCTTGGATTATATCGTTGATAGTGACACCATTGCCACCAACGACACCAACGGATATAAAATGAACGAGAGGCGTATGCGAGTTTATCTTCAGAAATATGGACTATCCGACGAAAAGGTGGCCCATGTAATTGCCGGAGTGTTTGCCTTCTTCCGTGAAGCCCTGCAGATCGCCGATCGATTTGATGAGAATAATGAGAAATGTGATGCTTTGTCCTTGACTGAGGAGCCTTTCCCCTTATGGAGCAACTACTATGATATTGCGTGGGGCGGTCTCAATTTCGGTGAAAACTCAGATCGTTTCTGCGATTACTACTACAATGAGTTGGATAAGGTGTGTGCCAAACACAAGCCGGCAGTTGCCAATTATCTGGCCATGAAGCTTATTTTTTCCATGGACTTTAAGCTGGACTCCTCAAAGTTCCAGCGCGATTATTGTATGATTAATTTTCATGAATCGGTGCCTTTTATCTTAAGCAAGCTTTACTTACTGGTGAGTATTGATTTACATagctgtaaataatttttaacaataactTTTTTGTGTTCAGAAACACTTTACGGGTAAAATCCATACGGAAATTGCGAATATTGTCGTGGAGTTGCGAAAGAGTTTGGTATTTCTCTTGGAAAATGCCAATTGGATAGACGAGGATACACGTAAGGAGGCGTTACTCAAAGAATCTACGATCGTTGCGCATATAGGTTCATTAAAAGATGACAATCTCACTGATATCCTAATACGCGAGATGAACAATCTAACCTTCGTCCCAGGCAGTTACGCCACGAACAACATCAACTTAAGGAAATTCGGTGTATACATGAAGCGTTACAATGGATTTCATCACAAAGAGCTGTCCAGCGATACAAATTCATTGGACTTATTGTTGGGAATAATGGTGAACGCATTCTATTATCTGTTGGACGATTCAATAAATGTCATGGCTGGAATACTGCATCCACCACTATACCATGAGTCATGGCCGAATTCGCTTAAGTTTGGTACCATCGGCTACATAGTGGGTCATGAATTGTCACACGGATTTGATAGCAGGAGTTCCATTTTTGAGACCATCGACACTGATCGCATCGATTGCTACGTAAATTTTTTCAGTAACTATCGAATACCAGAGATCAATCGCACGATCAACGGCGATCGGACCAAAAATGAGAATATTGCGGATAGTGTTGGATTACGTATGGCGATGAGTGCCTATCAAAACCATATGAAGCAGCTGATAAGGGATAGTAACTCCTCAAGTGTGCTGAAAAACGAACGGATGCCCGGTCTGGACTTATCACCAGATCAGTTGTTCTACGTCGGCTTTGCACAGGTTTATTGTGCCGAATACAAGGAGGAACATTACTGGGAAGAGTGGACTGATGAGCATACCACGGACAAGTACCGAGTCCTTGGCACTGTTACCAACGACGAGTATTTTGCACAGTCCTTTAACTGCCCGTCTGGCAGTCCAATAAATCCGAATTCGATCAAATGCCGCCTCTGGTAGAGTCAGCTGATAAGCATGTGCggatttattgaattaattatgtacaataaatttatataaatatatatgtatgtataaactacacacaaaatatttaatgaaatgaatgCCTGGTTAGTCATATCTACGTCCTATTCTATTTTCTACTCAACAGCCAAGTCTATTGCAAATGTAAAACGTGCTTCGaagatttgaaaatatttttgtctcGCGATCAATGGATTAAGATTAGTAGCGGCGCAAATGTACACTGTGACTTTAATCACACTAAGCGGCAGCTAATTGTCTGTTTCTCACATTCACAAATCTGTTATATATCTGTCTTGTTCAAAATACTACTATGATACTGAAAATCCTTGAATTAGCTACTTTGTATCTACTTTGTATCAAGATATCGTACTTGAAATAATATCGAAATAttcgaatttaataatttcaatcttAGAGATAAATCAAGTTCGAAATGTGTTATTTTACGTAAAACTTGATTGATTTCCCTCTGTGTAGGCTCGGATCTGAGCTTGGTCGGCatttggtataaaaataaacacattattaaaaaaagatttgctgaacaaaacaaatttataaaattgttagaAGTGACACAGTCCGATCATTATTTCATGTCattacatatttcaaatttagcaTAATCAAATCGTTATCAGCCTCTCAAGTATTTCCAGCTTCCCAAAAAGAGTGCCCTAAATTCTTAATGCTAGCAATATTTTGTTTCCGCCATGCcagttctaattttaattctgAGTGTATCAGTCGAActctttttgttaattaaaagctaTATATTTGCCTATCAAATATTCATATGTTAATCTAGACGTAAATGAAGCCAGCAAAATGTTTGACATTATGAAAATCTCATATGTAATGTGTGGAGCCTTAATGCTCAGTGTCTTATTGGTAACATGTGTGGCGATTGAGCCAGATGTAAAGCCAAATCGGATTGACGTTGacgaaattaaagaaaacctTATTGCGAATAACAACACCAAATATCTCGAATCCTATGCTGCAAAGATGTTGAGCTACATGAACCTTACTGTGTCGCCATGCGACGATTTTTATGAATACGCATGTGGCAACTGGAAATTGGTGAAACCGGAAAGGAATTCACGACACAAAAGTAGCAGTTCTCTGGAAATTTTTTATGCGCTGATCGATAAGACGGAGGAGCTGCTGTTGTCCAACTCGACGTTAGCAAGTGATCTGGGCTACGAAAAGGAATTGAGAATTGcacaacagttctacaacggATGCCTCAGTGCTGAGCTTGCTCCAATGCCAGCCGCTGATCCCGCTTATCTCAGCCTTATCAGGTCGATTGGTGGATTTCCTGCTGTGGACGGAGATGCTTGGCAGGCCTCGAATTTCAGTTGGTTTAACATG
The genomic region above belongs to Drosophila innubila isolate TH190305 chromosome 3R unlocalized genomic scaffold, UK_Dinn_1.0 2_E_3R, whole genome shotgun sequence and contains:
- the LOC117790329 gene encoding neprilysin-2-like, which gives rise to MSSHLTNYGAKGLINEEIVQIHPFMPYFKLPELGLDYIVDSDTIATNDTNGYKMNERRMRVYLQKYGLSDEKVAHVIAGVFAFFREALQIADRFDENNEKCDALSLTEEPFPLWSNYYDIAWGGLNFGENSDRFCDYYYNELDKVCAKHKPAVANYLAMKLIFSMDFKLDSSKFQRDYCMINFHESVPFILSKLYLLKHFTGKIHTEIANIVVELRKSLVFLLENANWIDEDTRKEALLKESTIVAHIGSLKDDNLTDILIREMNNLTFVPGSYATNNINLRKFGVYMKRYNGFHHKELSSDTNSLDLLLGIMVNAFYYLLDDSINVMAGILHPPLYHESWPNSLKFGTIGYIVGHELSHGFDSRSSIFETIDTDRIDCYVNFFSNYRIPEINRTINGDRTKNENIADSVGLRMAMSAYQNHMKQLIRDSNSSSVLKNERMPGLDLSPDQLFYVGFAQVYCAEYKEEHYWEEWTDEHTTDKYRVLGTVTNDEYFAQSFNCPSGSPINPNSIKCRLW